The following coding sequences lie in one Macaca thibetana thibetana isolate TM-01 chromosome 18, ASM2454274v1, whole genome shotgun sequence genomic window:
- the HAUS1 gene encoding HAUS augmin-like complex subunit 1 has translation MEPLEERETQVAAWLKKIFGDHPIPQYEVNPRTTEILHHLSERNRVRDRDVYLVVEDLKQKASEYESEAKYLQDLLMESVNFSPANLSSTGSRYLNALVDSSVALETKDTSLASFIPAVNDLTSNLFRTKSKSEEIKIELEKLEKNLTATLVLEKCLQEDVKKAELHQSIERAKVDNRHQNMDFLKAKSEEFRFGIKAAEEQLSARGMDASLSHQSLVALSEKLARLKQQTIPLKKKLESYLDLMPNPSLARVKIEEAKRELDSIEAELTRRVDMMEL, from the exons ATGGAGCCACTGGAGGAGAGAGAAACGCAG GTTGCTGCgtggttaaaaaaaatatttggagatcaTCCCATTCCACAGTATGAGGTGAACCCACGGACCACAGAGATTTTACATCACCTTTCAGAACGCAACAGGGTCCGGGACAGGGATGTCTATCTGGTAGTAGAGGACTTGAAGCAGAAAGCAAGTGAATACGAATCCGAAG CCAAGTATCTTCAAGACCTTCTCATGGAGAGTGTGAATTTTTCCCCTGCCAACCTCTCTAGCACTGGTTCCAGGTATCTGAATGCTTTGGTTGACAGTTCAGTGGCCCTTGAAACAAAGGATACCTCACTAGCTAG TTTTATCCCTGCAGTGAATGATTTGACCTCTAATCTCTTTCGTACCAAATCAAAAAGTGAAGAAATCAAGATTGAACtggaaaaacttgaaaaaaatctaaCTGCAACGTTAGTATTAGAAAAATGTCTACAAGA ggATGTCAAGAAAGCAGAGTTGCATCAGTCTATAGAAAGGGCCAAAGTTGATAATCGACATCAGAACATGGACTTTCTAAAAGCAAAGTCAGAGGAATTCAGATTTGGAATCAAGGCTGCAGAG GAGCAACTTTCAGCCAGAGGCATGGATGCTTCTCTGTCTCATCAGTCCCTAGTAGCACTATCGGAG AAACTGGCAAGATTAAAGCAACAGACTATACCTTTGAAGAAAAAATTGGAATCCTATTTAGACTTAATGCCG aatccatCTCTTGCTCGAGTGAAAATTGAAGAAGCAAAGCGTGAATTA GATAGCATTGAAGCTGAACTTACAAGAAGAGTAGACATGATGGAACTGTga